The following proteins come from a genomic window of Pseudomonadota bacterium:
- a CDS encoding bromoperoxidase, which produces MKLPYSEPDPAGSERARKARAQRNLATEISRLTPQALTRTNDEEADFSPTYPSNFTKGLKHNAWGLVEEPEAYRCFVEAINAPDPTLFEKQVVSASPDDFHCKPKKGEPFDWRGWESPRSGHVYELQGPDAGAVGMAPAPRIASSELAAEMAEVYALALLRDVPFTTIAEGGGRKFCASNPRAGNAELSAQQLVKLLNSMPFYSGKGVKSSTPHQVDETGFNRFERNRRFGRTLSLDGKLTPASAFRGSTKGAHAGPYISQFMLIGAGGTLKEGLVPYGSLCIDQRTQSQKNCLDYMTSWCEWLDVQNGADLRGLDLFEKKKRFIATPRDLATYVHFDALYEAYLNACLIMLAMGVPNSKGFPETSPSGRRTPFATFGGPHILSLVCEVATRCLKAVRRQKFNYHRRARPEAMGGRFTLACAGGKTAQALGCSEEAFDHALAEFPAALRKAITDHNRKQNALTHRPFDCRGNCLPRGLTAKRFDACNLLLPMAFPEGSPMHPAYGAGHATVAGGCVTMLKAFFEMYDDCDSFKERELRVNADGRYDSSGSAVRFVPNADGSALVGDGGRKALTIQGELDKLAANISIGRNMAGVHYYSDYYDSLRMGERIAVGILMEQAPTYNETVACTFKSFDGDHVTILGEGESCPSLSMLGADGSPVSPEDWWLRHVSGQEFSEDL; this is translated from the coding sequence ATGAAACTACCGTATTCCGAACCCGATCCAGCCGGATCCGAGCGAGCGCGAAAGGCTCGCGCGCAGCGCAACCTGGCGACAGAAATATCCCGTCTGACGCCCCAGGCGCTGACCCGAACAAACGACGAAGAGGCAGACTTTTCGCCGACCTATCCCTCGAATTTCACCAAAGGGCTGAAGCACAACGCCTGGGGCTTGGTCGAAGAGCCCGAAGCCTATCGGTGCTTCGTCGAGGCGATCAACGCACCCGATCCGACGCTCTTTGAAAAGCAGGTTGTTTCCGCGTCGCCTGACGACTTTCACTGCAAACCCAAGAAGGGCGAACCCTTCGACTGGCGCGGCTGGGAAAGCCCGCGCTCGGGCCACGTGTACGAATTGCAGGGTCCAGATGCGGGAGCCGTTGGCATGGCGCCGGCGCCGCGAATCGCTTCGTCTGAGCTGGCCGCGGAAATGGCAGAGGTCTATGCCCTGGCGCTGCTGCGCGACGTTCCCTTCACCACCATCGCCGAAGGTGGGGGCCGCAAATTCTGCGCGTCCAACCCGCGCGCCGGCAACGCCGAGCTGTCCGCTCAGCAGCTCGTGAAGCTGCTCAACAGCATGCCGTTTTACTCCGGGAAAGGGGTCAAGTCCTCAACCCCGCACCAGGTAGACGAGACGGGCTTCAACCGGTTTGAGCGCAATCGACGTTTCGGCAGAACGCTGTCGCTCGACGGCAAGCTGACGCCGGCCTCAGCTTTTCGCGGATCAACCAAAGGCGCCCATGCTGGACCCTACATCTCACAATTCATGCTGATCGGTGCCGGCGGGACGCTCAAGGAAGGGCTGGTGCCCTACGGCTCGCTGTGCATCGATCAGCGCACGCAGAGCCAGAAGAACTGCCTGGACTATATGACCAGCTGGTGTGAGTGGCTGGATGTACAAAACGGCGCCGACCTGCGCGGCCTCGACCTGTTCGAAAAGAAGAAGCGCTTCATCGCAACACCGCGAGACCTCGCAACTTACGTGCACTTTGACGCGCTCTACGAGGCCTACCTGAACGCTTGCCTCATCATGCTTGCCATGGGCGTACCAAACTCCAAGGGCTTTCCGGAAACGAGCCCATCAGGTCGGCGGACGCCGTTTGCCACGTTTGGCGGACCGCACATACTCAGCCTGGTCTGCGAGGTGGCGACGCGCTGCCTGAAGGCAGTGCGGCGGCAGAAGTTCAACTACCATCGACGGGCACGACCCGAAGCGATGGGCGGACGCTTCACCCTCGCCTGTGCCGGCGGCAAAACCGCGCAGGCGCTCGGATGCTCGGAGGAAGCATTCGATCACGCGCTGGCTGAGTTCCCGGCGGCGCTTCGGAAGGCTATCACCGACCACAACCGAAAGCAGAACGCGCTGACCCATCGGCCGTTCGACTGCCGCGGCAACTGTCTGCCCCGGGGGCTTACCGCCAAACGGTTTGACGCCTGCAACCTCCTGCTGCCCATGGCGTTCCCCGAGGGTTCGCCGATGCATCCAGCATACGGCGCCGGACACGCGACGGTGGCCGGTGGCTGCGTCACGATGCTCAAAGCGTTTTTCGAGATGTACGACGACTGCGACAGCTTCAAAGAACGCGAGCTCCGGGTAAACGCGGATGGCCGGTACGATTCCAGCGGGTCTGCCGTGCGGTTTGTGCCGAACGCCGACGGCTCAGCCCTGGTGGGCGATGGAGGACGAAAGGCCCTGACCATTCAGGGTGAACTCGACAAGCTTGCGGCCAACATCTCCATCGGCCGCAACATGGCCGGCGTGCACTACTACTCGGACTACTACGACAGTCTTCGAATGGGTGAGCGAATCGCCGTGGGGATACTGATGGAACAAGCGCCGACCTACAATGAAACGGTGGCCTGCACTTTCAAGTCGTTCGACGGCGACCACGTCACCATCTTAGGTGAAGGCGAAAGCTGCCCGTCCCTGTCGATGCTCGGTGCCGACGGCAGCCCGGTCAGCCCTGAGGACTGGTGGCTGCGCCACGTGAGCGGCCAGGAGTTTTCCGAAGACCTCTAG
- a CDS encoding LysE family translocator: MSIEFVLTSLVVIPLPGTGVLYTLAVGLGRGFWASVAAAFGCTIGIVPAAAASLVGLAAVFHTSALAFQVVKYLGVAYLLYMAYSILRSGGTLDVDENRTAEPHWRTALNGTLINVLNPKLSLFFLAFLPQFVDPQRSGATLEIVLLAAVFMLLTFAVFIAYGACASLARDYVISRPEVMNWLKRGFAATFGFLGVKLALSER; this comes from the coding sequence ATGAGTATCGAGTTTGTGTTGACGTCGCTGGTGGTGATACCGCTACCCGGCACCGGCGTTCTTTATACGCTGGCTGTCGGCCTAGGTCGGGGATTTTGGGCGAGCGTTGCGGCGGCCTTCGGCTGCACCATCGGGATTGTTCCGGCTGCCGCTGCCAGCTTGGTGGGCCTGGCGGCCGTTTTCCACACCAGTGCGCTGGCATTCCAGGTCGTGAAATACCTGGGTGTCGCCTACCTGCTCTATATGGCGTACAGCATCCTGCGCAGCGGCGGCACGCTGGACGTCGACGAAAATCGCACGGCGGAACCGCATTGGCGAACCGCACTCAACGGCACGCTGATCAACGTCCTGAATCCTAAGCTGTCGTTGTTTTTTCTGGCGTTTCTCCCACAGTTTGTTGACCCGCAGCGCAGTGGCGCAACGCTGGAAATAGTGCTGCTGGCAGCGGTATTTATGCTGCTGACCTTCGCCGTCTTTATCGCCTACGGCGCGTGCGCGTCGCTCGCCCGCGACTACGTGATCTCCCGACCGGAGGTTATGAACTGGCTGAAGCGAGGCTTTGCCGCCACCTTTGGGTTTCTCGGCGTGAAGCTGGCGCTGAGCGAACGCTAG
- a CDS encoding IS3 family transposase (programmed frameshift), with the protein MNKKSPRYSPEVRERAVRLFEEALKDHSSRWAATKSVAEKIGCTTESLRRWVKQAEIDQGKRDGLSSSEREEMKALKREVKELRRANEILKTASGFFRPGGARPPVEEMIAYIDQHKDRFGVEPLCALLPISSSSYYAYKAREADPDLQPNRWHRDEALKPEIQRVFDENRRVYGAHKIWKQLHRENYVVAQCTVERLMRALGIQGIVRGKRRKTTIADESADRPLDLVNRQFIADGPNQLWVADFTYVYTWQGVVFIAFIIDVFSRTIVGWRVSRTMTTDLVMDALEQALHARQSGSGLIHHSDRGSQYLSIRYTERLAEEGVVASVGSVGDSYDNALAESIIGLYKAELIEKERPWKTLDEVEYETFKYVDWFNRQRLMGPIGDVPPIEFEQAFYEAQNGQATVV; encoded by the exons ATGAACAAGAAATCCCCACGCTATTCCCCAGAAGTCCGCGAGCGAGCGGTTCGTCTATTTGAGGAAGCCCTGAAAGACCATTCATCCCGCTGGGCGGCCACCAAGTCGGTAGCAGAAAAGATCGGCTGTACGACTGAGTCGCTGCGTCGCTGGGTCAAGCAGGCCGAGATCGACCAGGGTAAACGCGATGGTTTGAGCAGCAGCGAACGCGAAGAAATGAAAGCCCTGAAACGGGAGGTCAAAGAACTGCGCCGAGCAAATGAGATCCTGAAGACGGCATCGG GCTTTTTTCGCCCAGGCGGAGCTCGACCGCCGGTTGAAGAAATGATCGCTTATATCGACCAACACAAGGATCGATTCGGAGTCGAGCCGCTCTGCGCTCTGTTACCGATCTCATCATCCAGCTACTACGCTTACAAAGCGCGTGAAGCCGATCCCGACCTCCAGCCCAACCGCTGGCATCGGGACGAGGCACTGAAGCCAGAGATTCAGCGGGTGTTTGATGAAAATCGCCGGGTCTATGGCGCGCACAAGATCTGGAAGCAACTTCATCGCGAAAACTATGTGGTGGCCCAGTGTACGGTCGAGCGGTTAATGAGGGCTCTGGGTATCCAGGGCATCGTACGCGGTAAGCGACGAAAGACCACCATTGCCGATGAGTCCGCTGACCGGCCATTAGATCTGGTGAATCGGCAGTTTATCGCGGACGGTCCGAACCAGCTCTGGGTGGCCGACTTTACTTACGTCTACACCTGGCAGGGCGTGGTCTTCATCGCCTTCATCATTGACGTGTTCAGCCGAACGATTGTGGGCTGGCGCGTCAGTCGAACGATGACAACAGACCTGGTCATGGACGCTCTGGAGCAGGCGCTGCATGCGCGACAAAGCGGCAGCGGACTGATCCATCATAGCGACAGGGGCAGTCAATACCTTTCCATTCGCTACACTGAGCGGCTTGCTGAGGAAGGCGTGGTGGCCTCTGTAGGCAGTGTGGGAGACTCTTACGACAATGCCCTGGCTGAAAGCATCATTGGCCTGTACAAAGCCGAGCTGATCGAAAAGGAACGACCCTGGAAAACCCTCGACGAGGTCGAATACGAAACCTTCAAATACGTCGATTGGTTCAACCGCCAGCGGCTGATGGGACCGATCGGTGACGTGCCGCCCATAGAGTTTGAACAGGCCTTCTACGAGGCACAAAACGGTCAGGCCACAGTGGTCTGA
- a CDS encoding helix-hairpin-helix domain-containing protein, whose amino-acid sequence MNPSDLYPNVGNEIILTWLLISLAFIGLVALLSIVFVRGVMASKMAKVRTLTYESQSELNDLNAQTKSLLNDLRDTQQEITLQVDNLHSELSSFEQAKEDLESSKTAFVEKMDRTEAVVERWLSAYEIAKDSVKKVVEERNSVVDMSREIESHRKTMEDGSQVILQSQRELGMLVEECRDVRNVLRRRSLVVSERKREVVLHAENAKEFSESCADARMAAEYSKNVAQKAAADAHYSVREASRITRELLGTSESVAEIQRLLGQEIDQIRAENRRSAGKVKKREGRLKAQIDQLAELLARAPRLSPQSVQSAATERLDAPINLNTSSFTELTKLTMVGRTRARAILSHREEQGFKKIDDLYGVVGLTQSVAKKILDHNQGRITV is encoded by the coding sequence ATGAACCCAAGCGATTTATACCCCAATGTGGGAAACGAGATAATCCTCACTTGGTTGCTGATTTCTCTTGCTTTTATTGGATTGGTCGCACTGCTGTCGATCGTATTCGTTCGCGGTGTCATGGCTTCGAAAATGGCAAAGGTCAGAACGTTGACCTATGAATCACAATCCGAACTTAACGATTTAAATGCGCAAACCAAGTCGTTGCTAAATGACCTACGAGACACGCAGCAGGAAATCACGCTGCAAGTAGATAATCTACATTCTGAGTTGTCATCGTTCGAGCAAGCAAAAGAGGATTTGGAATCGAGCAAGACGGCCTTTGTTGAAAAAATGGATAGGACAGAGGCGGTGGTCGAAAGATGGCTTTCTGCTTACGAAATTGCAAAGGATAGCGTGAAAAAAGTAGTGGAAGAACGAAATTCGGTTGTCGATATGAGCCGAGAGATCGAATCTCACCGCAAGACAATGGAGGACGGATCACAGGTAATTTTGCAGAGTCAACGTGAGCTCGGGATGCTTGTTGAGGAATGCAGAGATGTGCGAAATGTCCTGCGACGTCGATCACTGGTAGTGTCGGAAAGAAAACGGGAGGTTGTTTTACACGCGGAGAATGCCAAGGAGTTTTCTGAGAGTTGCGCAGATGCACGCATGGCAGCTGAATATTCGAAAAACGTTGCACAAAAAGCTGCCGCTGACGCTCATTACAGCGTACGAGAGGCTTCCAGAATTACCCGCGAGTTGTTAGGCACCTCGGAAAGCGTAGCGGAGATACAACGGTTGCTTGGGCAAGAAATTGATCAGATTCGCGCTGAGAATAGACGCTCTGCAGGAAAGGTGAAGAAGAGAGAAGGACGACTGAAAGCTCAGATCGACCAGCTCGCGGAATTACTTGCTAGGGCTCCTAGGCTTTCGCCACAATCAGTTCAAAGCGCAGCGACTGAAAGGCTGGACGCACCCATTAACCTCAATACATCCTCGTTTACTGAACTCACAAAGCTCACCATGGTCGGTAGAACCAGAGCTCGAGCAATTTTGAGTCACAGAGAAGAGCAAGGGTTTAAGAAGATTGATGATTTGTACGGTGTAGTTGGATTAACGCAATCGGTTGCAAAGAAAATCCTGGACCATAATCAGGGACGAATAACAGTTTGA
- a CDS encoding IS481 family transposase, which translates to MSQSTQRIIGNKLGLLNLAEELGNVSKACQMMGVSRDTFYRYKSAKEDGGVEALLDKNRRKPNPKNRVEPQIEQAVLDFALEFPAHGQVRASNELRKQGIFVSASGVRSIWLRHQLQSRKLRLRALETKMAEEGLVLTEAQVIALERQKTLNEAHGEIETEHPGYLGSQDTYYVGTIKGIGRIYQQTFVDTYSKVAACKLYTTKTPITAAELLNDRVLPLLEAEGVDLIRVLTDRGTEYCGKPERHDYQLFLAINDIDHTRTKAYSPQTNGICERFHRTVKEEFYEIAFRKRVYTKLEDLQADLDAWVDRYNHERTHQGKMCCGRTPMETLRDGRALWDEKVSALN; encoded by the coding sequence ATGAGTCAGTCTACACAGAGGATCATTGGAAACAAACTCGGATTGCTGAATCTGGCGGAAGAACTGGGCAACGTATCGAAGGCTTGCCAGATGATGGGCGTATCGCGAGATACGTTTTACCGCTACAAATCGGCAAAAGAAGATGGCGGCGTTGAAGCGCTGCTGGACAAGAACCGCCGCAAACCGAATCCCAAGAATCGCGTCGAGCCGCAGATCGAACAGGCGGTTTTGGATTTTGCGCTAGAGTTTCCCGCGCACGGCCAGGTCAGGGCGAGCAACGAGCTGCGTAAGCAAGGGATCTTTGTCTCAGCCAGTGGCGTTCGGAGCATTTGGCTTCGTCACCAACTGCAAAGCCGGAAATTACGCCTGCGAGCTCTGGAGACCAAGATGGCTGAGGAAGGCTTGGTGCTAACCGAAGCACAAGTCATTGCTTTGGAGCGGCAGAAAACGCTGAACGAAGCCCACGGTGAGATCGAAACAGAGCATCCTGGCTATCTGGGATCCCAGGACACCTACTACGTCGGCACCATCAAGGGTATCGGCCGGATCTACCAGCAGACGTTCGTGGATACCTACAGCAAAGTCGCTGCCTGCAAGCTGTATACGACGAAGACGCCGATCACGGCAGCTGAGCTGTTGAACGATCGGGTTCTGCCTTTGCTTGAAGCTGAGGGCGTGGACCTAATACGGGTGCTCACCGATCGCGGCACCGAGTATTGCGGCAAACCTGAGCGCCACGACTATCAGCTGTTCCTGGCGATCAACGACATCGACCACACCAGAACGAAGGCGTACAGTCCGCAGACTAACGGAATCTGCGAACGGTTCCACCGGACGGTCAAAGAGGAGTTCTACGAGATCGCGTTCCGCAAGCGCGTCTACACGAAACTCGAAGACCTGCAGGCGGACCTGGACGCCTGGGTGGATCGCTACAATCACGAACGCACGCACCAGGGTAAGATGTGCTGCGGAAGGACACCCATGGAGACGTTGCGTGATGGACGCGCTTTGTGGGACGAGAAGGTCAGCGCGTTGAACTGA